The Treponema medium genome has a window encoding:
- a CDS encoding DUF4097 family beta strand repeat-containing protein: MKRRIRTAFAIIGIGGLLIIIGILMGGSVKKTFYDEYNDEEWNMDEELNMDGENTSITLSTDMHETQLVASNSGLNRLKVDVSYVTLRIKPHNMQSVTYSIMNNTKRIDASVQVEGNTLMISTKKNRKWNWNWLFGWNRNTGGHSKTVITVKIPQNTIFDTADINIETGSLILDSFTATQQFTLNVGAGEIDIKNITASNVDIKTGVGETVFRNCSFTDTIINTGVGETSFDGRIFKSLDINAGIGEIDMRINGKKDDYLINATSGIGSILIDGRSATGIDSTFRINNQNTLHTIRVKAGIGQVNIRFTE, encoded by the coding sequence ATGAAAAGAAGAATAAGAACGGCATTTGCAATTATCGGAATTGGGGGATTACTTATCATCATTGGGATTCTGATGGGTGGAAGCGTAAAAAAGACTTTCTATGATGAATACAACGATGAAGAGTGGAATATGGATGAGGAGTTGAACATGGACGGCGAAAACACAAGTATAACCTTATCAACAGATATGCATGAAACACAGCTGGTTGCCAGCAACTCCGGTTTAAACCGGCTAAAAGTGGATGTTTCTTATGTCACGCTGAGAATTAAGCCGCACAATATGCAATCCGTCACCTACAGTATTATGAATAACACAAAAAGAATCGACGCTTCTGTGCAAGTTGAAGGGAATACGTTGATGATCAGCACAAAAAAGAACCGTAAATGGAATTGGAATTGGCTATTTGGATGGAACCGCAATACTGGAGGTCACTCTAAGACTGTAATCACGGTCAAGATTCCTCAAAACACCATATTCGATACTGCCGACATCAATATCGAAACAGGTTCACTGATACTTGACAGCTTTACAGCAACGCAGCAATTTACACTGAATGTAGGAGCAGGTGAGATAGATATTAAAAATATTACTGCCTCAAACGTGGATATAAAAACGGGTGTCGGTGAAACGGTTTTTCGCAATTGCAGTTTTACGGATACGATAATCAACACCGGTGTCGGTGAAACATCCTTTGACGGTAGGATTTTTAAAAGTCTTGATATCAATGCCGGTATCGGTGAAATAGATATGCGCATAAACGGTAAAAAAGACGATTATTTGATCAATGCTACCTCAGGGATCGGTTCGATACTGATAGACGGACGCAGTGCGACAGGGATCGACTCCACATTCCGTATCAACAATCAGAATACACTACATACAATCCGTGTTAAAGCCGGTATCGGTCAGGTCAATATTCGATTTACCGAATAA
- a CDS encoding sodium-dependent transporter, which produces MIHKETRRDQFGSQVGFILACIGSAVGMGNIWLFPFRAGQFGGAAFLIPYIIFVALIGYTGIVEEMCLGRAMRTGPCGAFLKATQMHGNNAGAAIGWIPVVGSLGIAIGYTVVVGWIIRFTVGAFSGSMLAAENSGAYFGAIAGRLSSLPWHSAAIIGCFIIMAAGVSSGIEKVNKVMMPAFFGLFIILAIRVATLPKAADGYTFLFKADWSKLADVKTWVYALGQAFFSLSLAGSGTVVYGSYLKDNEDAPTSAKFTAIFDTLAALLAALVIIPAVFVYNLEPTAGPPLMFITMPMIFKEMPAGTLFSIIFFVAVLFAGMTSLINLYETPVEMLQQKFKLSRKVALAIILGIGFLVGLIVEDGNILGTWMDIISIYIIPLGALLAGIMFFWVCNKDFVLREVSKGRLKPVGSAYVVQGKYLYCGVTVIIYILGIFYGGIG; this is translated from the coding sequence ATGATACATAAAGAAACACGGCGCGATCAATTCGGTTCACAGGTTGGATTTATTCTTGCCTGTATCGGTTCCGCCGTTGGCATGGGAAATATATGGCTATTCCCGTTCCGTGCAGGGCAGTTCGGAGGCGCAGCATTTTTAATTCCCTACATTATCTTTGTTGCATTAATCGGGTACACCGGCATCGTTGAAGAAATGTGCTTAGGACGAGCAATGAGAACAGGCCCGTGCGGTGCATTTCTTAAAGCAACTCAAATGCACGGTAATAATGCAGGCGCCGCCATCGGATGGATACCCGTTGTCGGTTCGCTCGGTATTGCAATCGGATACACAGTTGTAGTCGGATGGATTATCCGCTTTACGGTAGGAGCTTTTTCAGGCTCCATGCTTGCTGCAGAGAACAGTGGTGCATACTTCGGTGCCATTGCGGGACGGCTTTCAAGCTTACCGTGGCACAGTGCCGCAATTATCGGCTGCTTTATAATTATGGCGGCAGGTGTTTCATCAGGTATCGAAAAAGTCAACAAAGTGATGATGCCGGCATTTTTCGGCTTATTTATTATTCTTGCCATTCGTGTTGCGACATTACCGAAAGCAGCTGACGGATATACCTTTCTATTTAAAGCAGACTGGAGTAAATTGGCTGATGTAAAAACGTGGGTTTATGCACTCGGTCAAGCGTTCTTTTCATTATCCCTCGCCGGAAGCGGTACTGTGGTATATGGCAGCTATTTGAAAGATAATGAAGATGCTCCAACCAGTGCAAAATTCACGGCGATATTCGATACACTCGCAGCCTTGCTTGCAGCATTGGTTATTATCCCCGCGGTCTTTGTGTATAACCTTGAACCGACAGCAGGGCCTCCGTTGATGTTTATCACCATGCCGATGATCTTTAAAGAAATGCCTGCCGGCACCCTGTTTTCGATTATATTCTTTGTTGCGGTATTGTTTGCCGGAATGACTTCGTTGATCAATCTGTATGAAACACCGGTAGAGATGCTGCAGCAAAAGTTTAAGCTCAGCCGAAAGGTTGCTCTTGCAATCATACTTGGTATAGGATTTCTTGTCGGTCTTATAGTTGAAGATGGAAACATACTCGGTACATGGATGGATATTATCAGTATTTATATTATTCCGCTCGGAGCGTTACTTGCCGGTATTATGTTCTTCTGGGTATGCAATAAAGATTTCGTGTTACGCGAAGTTTCAAAAGGCCGCTTAAAACCGGTCGGCAGCGCGTATGTTGTGCAAGGAAAATATCTTTATTGCGGCGTTACCGTCATCATATATATTCTCGGTATTTTCTACGGCGGTATCGGTTAA
- a CDS encoding tryptophanase produces MKKYVPEPFRIKMVEPIKMTTREERLKKLEAAKYNMFNLRGEDVYIDLLTDSGTNAMSDKQWAGVMVGDEAYAGGKSYFKLLEAGQDIFGYEFIQPVHQGRAAEKVMFPLLLKKGQFALSNMFFDTTRAHVTLSGGKPVDCVCAEAKKPSVYAPFKGNMDVEKLEKYINEYGKENVGMIVMTITNNSAGGQPVSMQNIREVSAIAKKYGILFNIDAARFAENAYFIKEREAGYNNKSIKDIVREMFSYADTFTMSAKKDAIVNMGGLIGIKNNKDIYQLIKGNCISFEGFITYGGLSGRDLEALAIGLYEGIDEEYLKYRNASMEYLASQLLDAGVAIQNPAGGHGVYVDANAMFPHIPYYEFPGHTLCVELYKEAGIRTCDIGSFMLGNDPETGKQIKSEFEFARLAIPRRVYTQAHLDVIAEALINIKERASQVKGYRIIWEPPILRHFQAHLEPIK; encoded by the coding sequence ATGAAAAAGTATGTACCGGAACCGTTTAGAATCAAAATGGTAGAGCCAATCAAAATGACAACCCGCGAAGAACGCCTCAAAAAACTTGAAGCGGCAAAGTACAACATGTTCAACCTGCGCGGGGAAGATGTGTACATCGATTTATTAACCGACAGCGGAACAAACGCAATGAGTGATAAGCAGTGGGCGGGTGTGATGGTCGGTGATGAGGCGTATGCCGGCGGCAAAAGCTATTTTAAATTGCTCGAAGCGGGACAGGATATTTTCGGATACGAATTTATCCAACCGGTACATCAAGGACGTGCAGCGGAAAAAGTGATGTTCCCCTTATTGCTTAAAAAAGGGCAGTTCGCTCTTTCCAATATGTTCTTTGATACGACACGAGCGCATGTTACTTTATCCGGCGGCAAACCGGTAGACTGCGTATGTGCGGAAGCAAAAAAACCGTCTGTCTATGCTCCGTTTAAGGGCAACATGGATGTTGAAAAACTTGAAAAGTATATCAATGAATACGGCAAAGAAAATGTCGGCATGATTGTTATGACCATTACAAACAACTCCGCCGGCGGTCAGCCCGTATCAATGCAAAATATTCGTGAAGTTTCTGCGATTGCGAAAAAATACGGTATCCTCTTTAATATCGACGCCGCTCGTTTTGCAGAAAACGCCTATTTTATCAAAGAGCGCGAAGCGGGATACAACAATAAATCCATTAAAGACATTGTCCGCGAGATGTTCAGCTATGCCGACACCTTTACGATGAGTGCAAAAAAAGATGCAATCGTCAATATGGGCGGCCTCATCGGTATTAAGAACAACAAAGATATTTATCAGCTGATTAAGGGCAACTGCATTTCATTTGAAGGATTTATTACCTACGGCGGTCTTTCCGGCCGTGATTTGGAAGCCTTAGCTATCGGTCTTTATGAAGGTATCGATGAAGAATATCTGAAATACCGTAACGCTTCTATGGAATATTTGGCATCTCAGCTGCTTGATGCGGGCGTTGCCATTCAGAATCCTGCGGGCGGACACGGTGTTTACGTCGATGCGAATGCAATGTTCCCGCACATCCCCTACTATGAATTCCCCGGCCATACACTCTGTGTAGAGCTGTACAAAGAAGCCGGCATCCGTACCTGCGATATCGGGTCGTTCATGCTCGGCAATGATCCTGAAACAGGTAAGCAGATTAAGTCCGAGTTCGAGTTTGCACGATTGGCTATTCCGCGTCGTGTGTATACTCAGGCTCATTTGGATGTCATTGCCGAAGCGTTAATCAACATCAAAGAACGGGCGTCGCAGGTGAAAGGCTACCGCATCATCTGGGAACCGCCGATTTTGCGCCACTTCCAAGCTCACTTGGAACCCATTAAATAG
- a CDS encoding DHH family phosphoesterase — protein sequence MEEKLSTLCSVLSKDQPVLIQTHDFPDHDALGAAYALLKLLESYGYKVEIAYGGHIQSLSLIEFVEYLDCPLLKLDEIDDLKKYQVVIVDGSPFKGTVKKVGGILKAVIDHHPARMQSTAAYTDIRAEIGACSSIIWSYWKESGKEYDEMTATAMIAGIQLDTAFLSRSVNKLDLDAYYELYFKSDVQKTYQMIKTTINICDLEEIGRAFTDYLRIDNFLIVELSEDYSRAILSVVADFLIWIKDISFVIVIETNGPEYKLSARSRDSKLDAGYLIQETVKDMGSGGGHAHMAGGVIDAERYCGKTAFLNAIIALARSEQGK from the coding sequence ATGGAAGAAAAATTATCTACGCTTTGCTCGGTTTTAAGTAAAGACCAACCGGTACTTATACAAACGCATGATTTTCCGGATCATGATGCCCTTGGCGCCGCTTATGCTCTTTTAAAACTTTTAGAAAGTTACGGCTACAAAGTGGAGATTGCTTATGGCGGTCATATTCAAAGTTTATCTTTAATAGAATTTGTAGAATATTTAGACTGCCCACTTCTGAAACTTGATGAAATTGATGATTTAAAAAAATACCAAGTTGTAATTGTCGACGGCTCTCCTTTTAAGGGAACCGTAAAAAAGGTAGGCGGTATTTTAAAGGCCGTAATAGATCACCATCCGGCACGAATGCAGTCTACAGCAGCTTATACGGATATAAGGGCGGAAATCGGGGCATGTTCTTCCATTATTTGGTCTTATTGGAAAGAGTCGGGAAAAGAATATGACGAAATGACCGCGACAGCAATGATTGCGGGTATACAGTTGGATACGGCTTTTCTATCCAGAAGTGTCAACAAACTTGATCTGGATGCTTATTATGAGCTCTACTTTAAATCGGATGTACAAAAAACATATCAAATGATTAAAACAACCATAAACATCTGCGACCTCGAAGAAATAGGACGGGCTTTTACCGACTATTTACGCATAGATAATTTCTTAATTGTAGAATTAAGTGAAGATTACTCAAGAGCTATTCTGTCGGTTGTAGCCGATTTTTTAATTTGGATAAAAGATATTTCTTTTGTTATTGTAATAGAAACAAACGGTCCCGAATACAAACTCTCTGCACGAAGCCGTGATAGCAAACTTGATGCGGGTTATCTAATTCAAGAAACGGTAAAAGACATGGGGTCTGGAGGAGGCCACGCGCACATGGCCGGCGGAGTGATAGATGCAGAAAGATACTGCGGCAAAACCGCATTTTTAAACGCTATCATTGCATTAGCTCGTTCTGAACAAGGAAAATAA
- a CDS encoding DUF1700 domain-containing protein: protein MTRREFMTELAARLHRLPKEDLQAALQYYEEYFDEAGSQNEQKVIQELRSPAHVASKILSDYAVKEAKKARASTKSGWRAFWFTILAICAAPVAVPLIVAAVAVIVALGFAGFAVVFALVIAAGAIFIKGIGTLFFGSATALLLFGSALMLIGFALLILSGISALITGIGKHIRNKSSK, encoded by the coding sequence ATGACTCGTAGAGAATTTATGACTGAACTGGCTGCACGACTGCACCGACTGCCGAAAGAAGATTTACAAGCTGCATTACAGTATTATGAAGAATACTTTGACGAGGCCGGCAGTCAAAATGAACAAAAAGTGATACAGGAACTGAGAAGTCCCGCACACGTTGCTTCAAAAATTTTATCTGATTACGCCGTAAAAGAAGCAAAAAAAGCACGCGCCTCTACAAAAAGCGGTTGGCGTGCTTTTTGGTTTACCATACTGGCAATTTGTGCAGCACCCGTTGCGGTACCGCTTATTGTTGCAGCCGTAGCCGTTATCGTTGCACTCGGATTTGCCGGATTTGCAGTTGTCTTTGCCTTGGTAATTGCCGCAGGCGCAATTTTTATCAAAGGCATTGGTACATTGTTCTTCGGCTCTGCTACTGCTTTATTACTATTCGGCAGCGCCTTAATGCTTATAGGTTTTGCCCTTCTGATCTTGTCCGGTATCAGTGCTTTAATCACCGGTATTGGAAAACATATCAGAAACAAATCAAGTAAATAG
- a CDS encoding ATP-binding cassette domain-containing protein, whose translation MVCIQDLSFKYGAGKKTLFEKLCLTIKKGAYISIVGENGAGKSTLIKLILGLLTPDTGNIRCGARSIGYVPQKKAAITGFPITVYETLNSYRILRKQRDKGVIDRYLSDVRLLDYKYALAGTLSGGQLQKMYIARALIGEPDLLILDEPSTGIDIQSQQEIYTFIKKLNTEQGLTVISVEHNLDAAVLNSTDIFHLANGCGHLCNPQKYAAEFLHFRRPPYTSNI comes from the coding sequence ATGGTCTGTATTCAAGATTTATCGTTTAAATATGGCGCCGGTAAAAAAACATTATTTGAAAAACTCTGTCTTACCATTAAGAAAGGAGCGTATATCTCGATTGTCGGCGAAAACGGCGCAGGAAAAAGCACCCTGATAAAGCTGATCCTTGGGCTGTTAACTCCCGATACGGGAAATATCCGCTGCGGAGCGCGCAGTATCGGCTATGTACCGCAAAAAAAAGCGGCGATAACGGGGTTTCCGATTACCGTTTACGAAACCTTAAACTCGTATCGGATATTGCGTAAGCAGCGCGATAAAGGCGTTATCGACCGCTATCTTTCGGACGTCAGGCTGCTCGATTACAAGTATGCTCTGGCAGGGACGCTGTCCGGCGGGCAGCTGCAAAAGATGTATATAGCCCGTGCGCTTATCGGTGAGCCGGATTTGCTCATCCTCGATGAACCGTCAACAGGAATCGATATACAGAGCCAGCAGGAAATTTATACCTTTATAAAAAAACTGAATACAGAGCAAGGGCTGACGGTTATCTCCGTGGAACATAACCTCGACGCGGCAGTGCTCAACTCAACCGATATTTTCCATCTTGCAAACGGATGCGGACACCTTTGCAATCCGCAAAAATATGCCGCGGAGTTTCTTCACTTCCGTCGCCCGCCGTATACTTCGAATATCTGA
- a CDS encoding PspC domain-containing protein, producing the protein MQKKLYRSESDKKICGVCGGIAEYFDIDTTVIRLLWILATLFFGSGIFCYIICALVMPIKKEEPLEYEYVRKDENNTEQ; encoded by the coding sequence ATGCAAAAGAAACTCTATCGCAGCGAAAGTGATAAAAAAATCTGCGGCGTATGCGGCGGTATTGCCGAATACTTTGACATCGATACAACCGTTATCCGGCTGTTATGGATTCTTGCAACTCTTTTTTTCGGAAGCGGCATTTTCTGCTACATTATTTGCGCGTTGGTAATGCCCATCAAAAAAGAGGAACCGCTCGAATATGAATATGTCCGCAAAGATGAAAATAATACGGAACAATAA
- a CDS encoding sulfide/dihydroorotate dehydrogenase-like FAD/NAD-binding protein — protein MHTILEKKQFSKDVFYMRVAAPEIARQRKAGQFVIIQLDIDYGERIPLTIADADPAEGWIALVIQAVGATTIKLCQKEVGDSIAAILGPLGNPTHIAKVGKVVCVGGGIGTAPLHPIAQAYKRAGNEVIIIIGGRTKELVIFEEEMRKIADELIIVTDDGSYGRKALVTEPLKEICESAAPPQEVIAIGPPIMMKFCAATTRPFGIHTVVSLNTIMIDGTGMCGGCRVTVDGKTKFVCVDGPEFDGHKVDFDNMMMRMKAFKEREDHDRHACRIGLSNGAN, from the coding sequence ATTCACACGATTTTAGAGAAGAAACAATTCTCAAAAGATGTCTTTTACATGCGCGTTGCGGCGCCGGAAATTGCCCGTCAGAGAAAGGCGGGGCAATTCGTTATTATCCAGCTTGATATCGATTACGGCGAGCGTATTCCGCTTACCATCGCCGATGCTGATCCTGCCGAGGGGTGGATTGCGCTGGTCATTCAGGCGGTCGGAGCTACCACTATCAAGCTTTGTCAAAAAGAAGTGGGCGATTCGATTGCCGCAATACTCGGGCCGCTTGGCAATCCGACGCATATTGCAAAGGTAGGAAAAGTTGTCTGTGTCGGCGGCGGTATTGGTACGGCGCCTTTACACCCGATTGCCCAAGCTTATAAACGTGCCGGTAATGAAGTTATCATTATCATCGGCGGTCGTACAAAAGAACTCGTGATTTTCGAGGAAGAAATGCGCAAGATAGCGGATGAGCTCATTATCGTAACGGATGATGGAAGCTACGGCCGAAAAGCGCTGGTTACCGAACCGTTAAAGGAAATCTGCGAAAGCGCAGCGCCGCCTCAAGAGGTTATCGCAATTGGCCCGCCGATTATGATGAAGTTCTGCGCAGCAACAACTCGTCCGTTCGGAATACACACGGTGGTCTCGTTAAATACGATTATGATTGATGGCACCGGAATGTGCGGAGGATGTCGCGTTACGGTTGACGGAAAGACAAAGTTTGTCTGTGTAGATGGACCTGAATTTGACGGACACAAAGTCGATTTTGACAATATGATGATGCGGATGAAGGCCTTTAAGGAACGGGAAGATCACGATCGTCATGCATGCAGAATTGGACTGTCAAACGGCGCCAATTAA
- a CDS encoding PadR family transcriptional regulator, translated as MLFSINSGLLEACVLALLSNEDSYGYKLTQDVKDVMSISDSTLYPVLKRLQTAGFLETYDMPIDGRNRKYYRITPAGKRQQSLYCDEWKSYKELIEKIFKGAQCS; from the coding sequence GTGCTTTTTTCAATTAACTCAGGACTGCTTGAAGCCTGCGTGCTTGCCCTCTTGAGTAATGAAGATTCCTACGGTTATAAGTTAACGCAAGACGTAAAGGACGTTATGTCTATTTCCGACTCGACACTCTATCCGGTATTAAAACGGCTGCAAACAGCGGGTTTTTTAGAAACGTATGATATGCCCATTGATGGGCGCAATAGGAAATATTATCGTATAACACCCGCAGGAAAAAGACAGCAAAGCTTATACTGTGACGAATGGAAGTCTTACAAAGAATTGATCGAAAAAATTTTTAAAGGAGCACAATGTTCATGA
- a CDS encoding HDOD domain-containing protein yields MDNVATIPVDKNKIKQAVQMNIPISINTYTLPKETENYIVDVAKAFLETVHQDGIQDYIVYCLNELTTNAKKANTKRVYFKEKGFDIYDQKSYDEGMLNFKQESLGNIDYYLQQQKKAGLYIKVIMQVKQGHIIFEVRNNVQMVATEFKRIFDRMVVARDYENVDQAFMQAIDDTEGAGLGLIIMLLMLKKIGLQEDAFELIPEKDVTINRITIPIDFEVNQHLVELTKTIVDYIEEIPQFPEKIMQIQRLINDPNATMGTIASFISDDIALTTDLLKLVNSVAFGLTKECMSITEAVKMAGLRGIQHLLYSVGTLQVLKVTGNEQKRLWNHTYRCAFFAYNLAKMQGKTNLLEEIYVCALLHDLGKIVFSSIYPEVLEKIKDLQAKKNIPDQVIKSVMSGMEHQAIGVAVAEKWHLPEAIVNTIKYQYEPESAPKKYYELVSTVSFAEFMLQFFDGNISYYQIPPVLLKQHNIENEAQLRELCGKLNAKFHEPI; encoded by the coding sequence ATGGATAATGTTGCAACTATACCGGTAGATAAAAACAAGATTAAGCAAGCGGTGCAGATGAATATTCCCATCTCGATTAACACTTATACGCTTCCTAAGGAAACGGAAAACTATATCGTTGATGTTGCGAAGGCTTTCCTCGAAACGGTTCATCAGGACGGAATCCAAGACTATATCGTCTATTGCCTCAATGAGCTGACCACAAACGCAAAAAAAGCAAATACCAAGCGGGTCTACTTTAAAGAAAAAGGCTTTGATATCTATGATCAGAAGTCTTATGACGAAGGAATGCTCAATTTTAAACAAGAAAGCCTCGGAAATATTGATTACTATCTGCAGCAGCAAAAAAAAGCAGGACTTTACATTAAAGTCATCATGCAGGTAAAGCAGGGGCATATTATTTTTGAAGTGCGCAACAATGTGCAAATGGTTGCAACGGAATTTAAACGCATCTTTGACCGGATGGTTGTCGCGCGGGACTATGAAAATGTGGATCAAGCCTTTATGCAGGCAATTGACGATACGGAAGGTGCAGGACTTGGTTTAATTATTATGCTTCTTATGCTAAAAAAAATCGGCTTGCAAGAAGATGCATTCGAATTGATTCCGGAAAAAGACGTAACGATTAATCGGATTACCATTCCAATCGATTTTGAAGTGAACCAGCATCTCGTGGAATTGACCAAAACGATTGTAGATTATATTGAAGAAATTCCGCAATTCCCCGAAAAAATCATGCAAATACAGCGGCTTATCAATGATCCGAATGCAACGATGGGGACAATTGCATCTTTTATTAGTGATGACATTGCGTTAACAACCGATCTTTTAAAACTCGTCAACTCGGTTGCGTTCGGACTTACAAAGGAATGTATGAGTATTACCGAAGCGGTTAAAATGGCTGGTTTACGGGGTATTCAGCATTTGTTGTATTCCGTTGGAACACTACAAGTTTTAAAAGTAACGGGAAATGAACAAAAAAGACTGTGGAATCATACCTATCGATGTGCATTTTTCGCATATAATCTTGCTAAAATGCAAGGAAAAACCAATCTTCTTGAAGAAATATATGTTTGCGCCCTTTTGCACGATTTAGGTAAAATCGTATTCAGTTCTATTTATCCGGAAGTATTGGAAAAAATAAAAGACTTACAAGCAAAAAAGAATATTCCCGATCAGGTCATCAAAAGTGTGATGTCAGGGATGGAGCATCAAGCAATTGGTGTCGCTGTTGCTGAAAAATGGCATTTACCCGAAGCTATTGTCAATACGATAAAATACCAATACGAACCGGAATCTGCCCCTAAAAAATATTATGAGCTTGTTTCTACCGTCAGTTTTGCTGAATTTATGTTGCAGTTTTTTGACGGCAATATCAGCTACTATCAAATTCCACCGGTTTTGTTAAAGCAGCATAATATCGAAAATGAAGCGCAGTTGCGTGAACTGTGTGGGAAGCTTAATGCCAAATTTCACGAACCCATATAA
- the gltA gene encoding NADPH-dependent glutamate synthase, translated as MENENTNTEHHYVPREELAEQAKTYWGELKDKELKMKDRAAIPIQEMPVLEPHARARLMDEVATGYTEEQARIEAERCLNCKNRPCVQGCPVGIPIPEFITCIQKGDFKAAVDTIKTTNLLPAICGRVCPQEKQCQAVCTVGKMHKSVDKAVAIGRLERFVADWERENNKTTIPPVAPDTGKKVAIIGSGPAGLAAAADIRRAGHAVTVFEAFHKTGGVMVYGIPEFRLPKDIVAKEVENLKKMGVKFETNFLVGRTATLEQLLQDDGFDAAFIGTGAGLPKFMNVEGENLIGVFSANEYLTRANLMKAYQEDKADTPLYPAKVVAVIGGGNVAMDAARMGYRLGADKVYCIYRRTRAEMPARAEEIAHAEEEGVEFCFLQNPTRFIGDKDGKVCAVEVLNYKLGEPDASGRRSPVAIPGTEHQISVDTVIVALGNSSNPLMAKTTEGLQVTKTGNIIVDENQKTSIPKVWSGGDIVLGAATVILAMGEGRKAAASINEYLAQ; from the coding sequence ATGGAAAATGAAAATACAAATACCGAACATCACTATGTGCCCCGTGAAGAACTTGCGGAACAGGCAAAAACATATTGGGGCGAACTGAAAGATAAAGAATTAAAAATGAAGGATCGTGCGGCTATTCCGATACAGGAAATGCCGGTACTTGAACCGCATGCCAGAGCCCGCCTTATGGACGAGGTTGCAACCGGCTATACCGAAGAACAGGCGCGGATAGAGGCGGAACGTTGCTTAAACTGTAAGAACCGCCCCTGCGTACAGGGTTGTCCGGTCGGTATACCCATCCCCGAATTTATCACCTGTATTCAGAAGGGAGATTTTAAGGCCGCTGTCGATACGATTAAAACAACCAACCTGCTCCCCGCTATCTGCGGTCGCGTATGCCCGCAGGAAAAACAGTGCCAAGCGGTATGTACCGTCGGCAAAATGCATAAATCGGTGGATAAGGCGGTTGCAATCGGCAGATTGGAACGCTTTGTTGCAGATTGGGAACGGGAAAATAATAAGACAACAATTCCGCCGGTTGCTCCCGATACCGGAAAGAAGGTTGCGATTATCGGCTCGGGACCTGCGGGGCTTGCCGCCGCTGCCGATATCCGCCGCGCCGGTCATGCGGTAACCGTATTTGAAGCCTTCCATAAAACAGGCGGCGTTATGGTCTACGGAATCCCTGAATTCCGGCTCCCCAAAGACATTGTCGCTAAAGAAGTGGAAAATCTTAAAAAGATGGGCGTCAAGTTTGAAACCAACTTCTTAGTCGGACGGACGGCAACGCTGGAACAGCTGCTTCAAGACGACGGATTCGATGCCGCCTTTATCGGTACCGGCGCGGGGCTTCCTAAGTTTATGAACGTCGAGGGAGAAAACCTCATCGGCGTATTCAGTGCAAACGAATACTTAACCCGTGCCAATTTAATGAAGGCCTATCAGGAAGATAAGGCGGACACGCCGCTGTATCCTGCAAAGGTTGTTGCGGTTATCGGCGGCGGAAACGTCGCGATGGATGCCGCCCGTATGGGATACCGGCTCGGCGCCGACAAAGTATACTGTATTTACCGCCGTACCCGTGCCGAAATGCCTGCCCGTGCCGAAGAAATCGCCCATGCGGAAGAAGAAGGCGTTGAGTTCTGCTTTTTGCAAAACCCGACACGCTTTATCGGCGACAAAGACGGCAAGGTGTGTGCAGTCGAAGTGCTGAACTACAAGCTCGGTGAACCCGACGCTTCCGGCCGCCGCAGTCCCGTCGCCATTCCGGGTACTGAGCATCAAATCTCGGTGGATACGGTTATCGTTGCGCTCGGTAACAGCTCCAACCCGTTGATGGCAAAGACGACGGAAGGATTGCAGGTAACCAAGACCGGCAACATCATCGTCGATGAAAATCAGAAAACCAGTATTCCGAAAGTCTGGTCGGGCGGAGACATCGTACTTGGCGCTGCCACCGTCATCCTCGCGATGGGCGAAGGACGCAAAGCGGCGGCGAGTATTAACGAATATTTAGCACAGTAA